TATATGTAAAGAACAATAAAATAGGATATTTAATAATCGCCATGTCTCTAACAAATTCTACGTTGGTACTTGACAATTTATTCTACATATTAGTTGTTGCTTTTCCGCTTATCTTACTATTATTGTTTTTTATAGCTCGTTTTTTTGCAGGAAAAAGCATTAAGCCTATTAATACGATCATAGAAACATCTAATATTATCACTAAAGACAATCTAAAAACTAGAATTCCGTTACCAGGAAATCGTGATGAATTACATGTATTGTCAAAAACAATAAATAGTTTGTTAGAAAGAATTGAGAATGCGCTTGAAAGAGAAAAACAATTTACATCTGACGCTTCTCATGAATTAAGAACACCTTTAACCATAATTAAAGGAACACTTGAAGTTTTAATTCGTAAACCACGTGATAATAAAGAATATGAGGATAAAATAAACTTTTGTATTTCTGAAGTTGACCGACTAAATACACTCGTTGATCAGTTACTATTATTAGCTCGATTTGAGAATACAGATCAAGGTTTAAAGACAGAAAAAGTATATTTAAATGCATTAATTCTAGATACAATCGCACGAAATTCTAATGCCATTCAATCTAAAAAAATTCATCTTTTAACAAAATTCCAAAAAGATTATTGTTTGGAAACTGATCCTTATTTGCTAACTATAATTTTAAACAACTTAATTTCGAATGCACTGAAATATTCTAAGCAAGATGGGACGTTAGACATTGTGGTAACTGATGTTTTAAATGGATTTGAATGTGAGATTATCGACTCCGGAATAGGAATCCCATCTGAAGATATGCAAAAAGTATTCAATCAATTTTTCCGCTCACATGCAGAGTTGCATCCTGAAATAAAAGGAATGGGCTTAGGTTTATCTATTGTAAAAAAAATAAGTTTGCTGTTAGATATTCCAATTTCTGTTTCAAGTAAGTTAAATGAGGGAACGGTAGTAAAACTTACTTTTCATCAAAATCACCTACTTAAAACTTAATAAAGTAAAAACTATTTTCCTTGAACAAATAGCAATGTTTACAGCACTTCCCCTTGTAGAATTACTTAATTTAACAATAAAATCATTTAAAGTTAAATTAAAAATTGCTTTCTAATTAATTTATCTGCTATATTTGCAAACGAATCGAAGAACAAAAACAATTCAAGTTATGCCATTAATTCAATTACATCATCATCATTTTCATTATTGCTCTCAGGCGATGTGTTAATGATATGCGTGTAAATCATCATATTTTAAAACCCGTTTGAGTACTCAAACGGGTTTTTTTATATCCAATTCTTTGTACTCAGACTAATAATTTAAACTAAAAAACTAAAATGAGTACATTAAAAATTGCAATTCAAAAATCTGGTCGTTTAAACGAAGAAAGCATTCAAATCCTAAAAGATTGCGGTATTTCGATAGACAACGGTAACGACCAATTAAAAGCCGAAGCAACAAATTTTCCTTTAGAAGTTTTATTTCTGAGAAATTCAGATATCCCACAATATTTAATCGATGGCGTTGTAGACGCTGCGATTGTTGGAGATAACCTATTAGTTGAAAAAGGAAATGGAATTCAAATTGCACAAAAATTAGGATTCTCTAAATGCAAAGTTTCAGTTGCAGTACCTAAAGCTTTCGAATACAAATCTATAAATGACCTAAACGGATTACGCATTGCAACTTCATATCCTAACACTGTTACCGATTATTTTAACTCATTCGGATTAAGTGTTGACATTCACCAAATCTCGGGTTCTGTAGAAATTGCTCCAAATATTGGTCTTGCAGATGCTATTGTAGATATCGTTTCTAGCGGAAGTACATTGTTTAAAAACAACCTAAAAGAAGTAGAAGTAATTTTAAAAAGTGAAGCTGTTCTTGCTGTTTCTCCAAAAATAACCCCAGAAAATCAAAAACTAATTGATACGCTAAAATTCAGAATAGAATCTGTTCTTAGAGCCAGAAATTCAAGATACATCTTGATGAATATCCCGAATGATAAAATAGAAGAAGTTGGAAAAATACTTCCTGTTTTAAGAAGCCTTACCGTATTACCTCTAGCACAACCTGGGTGGAGTAGTGTACACTCAGTAATAGAGAAAGATACTTTTTGGGATGTAATTGATAAACTAAAAGATGTTGGAGCAGAAGGAATTTTAGTTTGTCCGATTGAGAAAATGGTACTATAATCCCCCTAACCCCCAAAGGGGGAACCTCACAAACAAGTGTAAAATAAAATACTGATAAATATTAAAAAATACAGGTACCTCTCCTGTAACAATTCCCCCTTTGGGGGCTAGGGGGATAAAATGAACAAGATATATAGTCCAAAACCAGAAACTTGGTCAGAAATTTTAAAAAGACCAACCAAAACAATCGATGATATCGAAGTTACGGTTAAAGAAATCTTTAAAGAAGTACAGAAAAAAGGAGACGAAGCTGTTTCTAAATATACTGCCATCTTTGATGGAACTGTTTTAGATTCTAATGAAGTAACACAAGACGAAATAAACGAAGCTATAGCAACGATACCTGAGGATCTTAAAGAGGCAATTCAGTTAGCAAAAAGCAATATATACAAATTTCACTCAGCACAAAAAACAGAAAGAATAACTATTGAAACTACAGAAGGAGTTAATTGCTGGCAAGAAAAAAGACCGATTCAAAAAATTGGTTTGTATATTCCAGGAGGAACAGCTCCTTTGTTTTCGACAGTTTTAATGCTTGCTGTTCCAGCTACAATTGCAGGTTGCAACGAAATCGTTTTGTGTTCACCACCTGATAAAAACGGAAAAATAAATCCTGCTATTTTATATACGGCAAATTTATGTGGTGTTACCAAAATTATAAAAGTTGGAGGAATTCAGGCTATTGCAGGAATGACTTTTGGAACTGAAACAATACCTAAAGTATACAAAATATTTGGACCTGGAAATCAGTTTGTAACAGTCGCAAAACAATTAGCAACTCAGTTTGGTGTAGCTATAGATATGCCCGCTGGTCCATCTGAATTATTGGTTGTTGCCGATGATAGTGCTGTTCCAGCTTTTGTTGCTTCCGATTTATTATCGCAGGCAGAACACGGTACAGATAGTCAAGTAATTCTAGTTTCTACTTCAAAAAAAATAATTGATGCTGTAGAAACTGAAATTCAATCTCAGATTGCTGTATTACCTAGAAAAACGATTGCTGAAAAAGCAATTGCTAATTCAAAATTAATTTTTGTTGAAAGCAATACCGTCGCGCTTGATTTGATTAATGAATATGGTCCTGAGCACTTTATTATTTGCACAGAAGATGATGATTTTTATTCTGATGGAATATATAATGCTGGATCTGTTTTTATTGGTAATTATACTCCAGAAAGTGCTGGTGATTATGCTTCTGGAACCAATCATACCTTACCAACAAATGGATATGCTAAGAATTATAGTGGCGTAAATCTTGATAGTTTTATGAAATCAATGACTTTCCAGAAAATAACCGAAAAAGGGATTCTGAATATCGGTAAAGCAATCGAAGTCATGGCTGAAGCAGAAGGTTTACAGGCGCATAAAAATGCAGTAACACTTCGTTTAGCCGAGATTAATTCTTTAAAAAATTAAACTATGGGAAATTTTGATATAAATAACTTAGTTCGTAAAAATGTAAA
The nucleotide sequence above comes from Flavobacterium branchiarum. Encoded proteins:
- a CDS encoding sensor histidine kinase; the encoded protein is MLQLSFKDRIAFNYIAITALLIFVVFFTIYTIVKQNVYSHIDNDISVEIKNHLDEINVTNGVLTLIDAEEWNEREHNTVDVNPVFVQFLDLNGTIIEKSPNLKSETLVFHNQKDNFELFDTNLLDNLIRQIQVPIYVKNNKIGYLIIAMSLTNSTLVLDNLFYILVVAFPLILLLLFFIARFFAGKSIKPINTIIETSNIITKDNLKTRIPLPGNRDELHVLSKTINSLLERIENALEREKQFTSDASHELRTPLTIIKGTLEVLIRKPRDNKEYEDKINFCISEVDRLNTLVDQLLLLARFENTDQGLKTEKVYLNALILDTIARNSNAIQSKKIHLLTKFQKDYCLETDPYLLTIILNNLISNALKYSKQDGTLDIVVTDVLNGFECEIIDSGIGIPSEDMQKVFNQFFRSHAELHPEIKGMGLGLSIVKKISLLLDIPISVSSKLNEGTVVKLTFHQNHLLKT
- the hisG gene encoding ATP phosphoribosyltransferase, which translates into the protein MSTLKIAIQKSGRLNEESIQILKDCGISIDNGNDQLKAEATNFPLEVLFLRNSDIPQYLIDGVVDAAIVGDNLLVEKGNGIQIAQKLGFSKCKVSVAVPKAFEYKSINDLNGLRIATSYPNTVTDYFNSFGLSVDIHQISGSVEIAPNIGLADAIVDIVSSGSTLFKNNLKEVEVILKSEAVLAVSPKITPENQKLIDTLKFRIESVLRARNSRYILMNIPNDKIEEVGKILPVLRSLTVLPLAQPGWSSVHSVIEKDTFWDVIDKLKDVGAEGILVCPIEKMVL
- the hisD gene encoding histidinol dehydrogenase, producing the protein MNKIYSPKPETWSEILKRPTKTIDDIEVTVKEIFKEVQKKGDEAVSKYTAIFDGTVLDSNEVTQDEINEAIATIPEDLKEAIQLAKSNIYKFHSAQKTERITIETTEGVNCWQEKRPIQKIGLYIPGGTAPLFSTVLMLAVPATIAGCNEIVLCSPPDKNGKINPAILYTANLCGVTKIIKVGGIQAIAGMTFGTETIPKVYKIFGPGNQFVTVAKQLATQFGVAIDMPAGPSELLVVADDSAVPAFVASDLLSQAEHGTDSQVILVSTSKKIIDAVETEIQSQIAVLPRKTIAEKAIANSKLIFVESNTVALDLINEYGPEHFIICTEDDDFYSDGIYNAGSVFIGNYTPESAGDYASGTNHTLPTNGYAKNYSGVNLDSFMKSMTFQKITEKGILNIGKAIEVMAEAEGLQAHKNAVTLRLAEINSLKN